From Epinephelus lanceolatus isolate andai-2023 chromosome 5, ASM4190304v1, whole genome shotgun sequence, the proteins below share one genomic window:
- the dnaja2b gene encoding dnaJ homolog subfamily A member 2b gives MANVVDTKLYDILGVSPSASENELKKAYRKLAKEYHPDKNPDAGDKFKEISFAYEVLTNPEKKELYDRYGEQGLREGGGGGPGMDDIFSHIFGGGLFGFMGGQGRGRNGGRRRGDDMVHPLKVSLEDLYNGKTTKLQLSKNVLCGACNGQGGKAGAVQKCVACRGRGMRIMIRQLAPGMVQQMQSVCTDCNGEGEVINEKDRCRKCEGHKVCKETKLLEVHVDKGMRHGQKITFSGEADQAPGVEPGDIVLVLQEKEHEEFRRDGSDLHMVQRIGLVEALCGFQMTVAHLDGRQLLVKYPPGKVIEPGCIRMVKGEGMPQYRNPFEKGDLYIKFDVQFPENNWISPEKLNELECLLPARSENPVIAADAEEVDLTEFDKSQGSGGGARREAYNDSSDEEGGHHGPGVQCAHQ, from the exons ATGGCGAACGTGGTGGATACTAAGCTATACGACATCCTCGGAGTTTCACCGTCTGCCTCTGAAAATGAACTAAAAAAG GCCTACCGCAAACTGGCCAAAGAGTACCACCCAGACAAGAACCCTGATGCTGGAGACAAG TTTAAAGAAATCAGCTTCGCATATGAGGTACTGACAAATCCAGAAAAGAAGGAGCTTTATGATCGCTATGGAGAGCAGGGGCTACGGGAGGGAGGAGGCGGAGGGCCCGGCATGGACGATATcttctctcacatttttggtggaGGACTGTTTGGGTTCATGGGGGGACAGGGCAGAGGACGCAatggaggcaggaggagaggagatgataTGGTACACCCTCTGAA GGTTTCTCTGGAAGACCTCTACAATGGCAAAACCACCAAACTGCAGCTCAGTAAGAATGTGCTGTGTGGTGCCTGTAATGG TCAGGGGGGTAAGGCAGGAGCAGTGCAGAAATGTGTGGCATGCAGAGGACGAGGTATGAGAATTATGATCAGACAGCTGGCCCCTGGGATGGTCCAACAGATGCAATCAGTTTGCACAGACTGCAATGGAGAGG GTGAGGTGATAAATGAGAAGGACCGCTGCAGAAagtgtgagggtcataaggtgTGTAAGGAGACCAAGCTTCTGGAGGTGCATGTAGACAAAGGCATGAGACATGGACAGAAGATCACATTCTCTGGGGAAGCTGACCAAGCACCAGGCGTCGAACCTGGGGATATAGTCCTGGTGCTACAAGAGAAGGAACATGAG GAATTCCGCCGTGATGGCAGTGACCTTCACATGGTCCAACGTATCGGCCTGGTCGAGGCTCTGTGTGGCTTCCAGATGACTGTTGCACACCTTGATGGACGTCAGTTGCTTGTCAAATATCCACCGGGCAAAGTCATCGAGCCAG GTTGTATTCGCATGGTGAAGGGAGAGGGGATGCCTCAGTACAGAAACCCTTTTGAGAAGGGAGACCTTTACATCAAGTTCGATGTCCAGTTCCCTGAAAACAACTGGATTAGCCCCGAAAAACTGAAT GAACTGGAGTGCTTGTTGCCTGCTCGTTCAGAGAATCCTGTTATTGCAGCAGATGCAGAGGAAGTCGACCTGACAGAATTTGACAAGAGTCAAGGGTCAGGAGGTGGAGCCAGGAGAGAGGCCTACAATGATAGTTCTGATGAGGAGGGGGGCCACCATGGCCCGGGGGTGCAGTGCGCACACCAATAG
- the LOC117262551 gene encoding LOW QUALITY PROTEIN: uncharacterized protein LOC117262551 (The sequence of the model RefSeq protein was modified relative to this genomic sequence to represent the inferred CDS: deleted 1 base in 1 codon; substituted 2 bases at 2 genomic stop codons): protein MSDCMNHIISAVVQRTAVTIATACIMYSPQXXKHGAGKMFECVTGLYRSLGLSVGAQFSSKDVSLLYHKVFHVPSNSDEAHVAMQKIAGGDNSWSCVGENVLDVLLEMEREREKKEKLYWDLQLLNAGNLNTFNGTDEPLIIDPHVLDCLHHSTDPNTYKKVVGKKELLGSVRGVKRIKKAARQCWARLASEGVQSILPSPWQSQSLAVRGQAWGCVSLSDALLLVEVKYDVVTHLLYTEMLQEHYTLSIWETLLPWQQRKEEEGLGDLAEEALESGDMLGLAELPGAFRIYRPCLKSSPESWSAVSLLNDSHTFRQQERDALTVLGKRLDRESLRLLCLYISLATLRAQRENMSYSALLAARQSWETWPHVKSPCRAEHAALWLHDDKEEQKKDFSSVSVSPQQQAVLQLLVLTQEQERKHLVKLANGVSVEDLQEPGCTVPAKEDNHQQAAFRSGCIKKLRQIHASLQTPNETQTPLKQTSFQAQPQIQAHISSNPAMWYQHQLQDYSLLLLTQLMELQEVQASALLPALIDKSAQRLHALRDEYASELQAPRYTNLLHLISDTPLTSLTPYPKLTENSSSEQITAQSCRSGLDDAQNGTGGPAEAPTVDSIRGASRELNVVQPAERTDVCAGCGAVMEDLPYLEILCVSDATSNTHQSLAADGEAQEEEVGSTTKSPQSYEKQGSLIALAWSKPPEDDTDCEAAVRGTGQRQGVQPSDTSGTAGHTQSEETSGESDREEMKPTGHPCSTVGQLTLEERAAADHTGKREPEGDLQTHALVAETVQDLHAHLLVDPAEMKQHAGDFCFELTLETANADREVLAEEMCPTATESELWDLRGPDSAHAEAQKYNTSATVDCGPAKREATLMERERTTEPVSALERERTMRNLVDMQRKVEQRQQRDRERQLLRVQERLLIIQNRKAEEDLLGLKHTDRLRHLTQDLPQEDKNQQKTVVRERLEQLRRERSYVMQSKRDRNTAGFKELLGPVALHSRDTDDGAD, encoded by the exons ATGTCTGACTGTATGAACCACATAATCTCAG CTGTTGTCCAGAGGACTgctgtaaccatagcaacagccTGTATTATGTAT AGTCCACAGTAGTGAAAACATGGAGCAGGTAAGATGTTC GAGTGTGTCACCGGTCTGTACCGATCCCTGGGACTGTCTGTCGGAGCTCAGTTTTCCTCTAAGGATGTGAGCCTGCTCTACCACAAAGTGTTTCATGTCCCCTCCAACAGTGATGAGGCACATGTGGCCATGCAGAAG ATTGCAGGAGGTGATAACAGTTGGTCCTGTGttggtgaaaatgtgttggaTGTTCTCCTGGAAATGGAAAGGGAGagggaaaagaaggagaag CTCTACTGggacctccagctgctaaatgctGGAAATCTCAACACTTTCAACGGGACGGACGAACCACTTATCATCGATCCTCATGTGCTGGATTGCCTCCACCACAGCACAGACCCAAATACTTACAAAAAAGTGGTGGGGAAAAAGGAGCTGTTGGGGAGTGTGAGAGGAGTGAAGAGGATCAAGAAGGCAGCTAGGCAGTGCTGGGCCAG atTGGCATCAGAGGGTGTGCAGAGTATATTGCCCTCTCCGTGGCAGAGCCAAAGCCTAGCAGTTAGAGGTCAGGCCTGGGGCTGTGTCTCCCTGTCAGACGCCCTCCTCCTGGTGGAAGTCAAGTACGATGTTGTGACCCACTTGCTTTACACAGAAATGCTACAGGAGCACTACA CTCTGAGTATCTGGGAGACCctgctgccatggcaacaacGTAAGGAAGAGGAGGGGCTGGGGGATCTTGCAGAAGAGGCTCTGGAGTCAGGTGACATGCTTGGTTTGGCTGAGCTGCCAGGAGCATTCAGGATATACAG GCCCTGCCTGAAAAGCTCTCCTGAGTCTTGGTCTGCCGTTTCACTCCTGAATGATTCACACACGTTTCGTCAACAAGAAAGGGACGCACTAACAGTCCTGGGCAAGAG GCTGGACAGAGAGAGCCTGAGACTGTTGTGTCTGTACATCAGTTTGGCAACTCTCAGAGCTCAGAGAGAAAACATGTCCTACAGCGCTCTTCTGGCAGCTCGGCAGTCCTGGGAGACATG GCCACATGTGAAGAGTCCCTGCAGAGCAGAGCACGCAGCTCTGTGGCTACATGATGACAAGGAGGAGCAAAAGAAGGACTTCTCTTCTGTCTCAGTATCACCACAGCAG CAGGCAGTGCTGCAGTTGCTGGTACTGACTcaggagcaggagaggaagCACCTGGTCAAGTTGGCAAATGGGGTCTCCGTAGAGGATTTGCAGGAGCCAGGTTGCACGGTGCCTGCAAAAGAGg ATAATCATCAACAAGCTGCTTTCAGAAGTGGCTGTATCAAAAAGCTGAGGCAAATCCATGCCAGTCTGCAGACACCCAATGAGACTCAAACCCCCTTAAAGCAAACAAGCTTTCAGGCACAGCCCCAAATTCAGGCCCACATAAGCAGTAATCCAGCAATGTGGTACCAACACCAGCTGCAGGATTATTCCCTGCTCCTCTTGACCCAGCTGATGGAGctccaggaggtccaagcttcTGCATTACTGCCAGCACTGATTGACAAG AGTGCACAGCGGCTCCACGCTCTAAGAGATGAGTATGCATCTGAACTTCAAGCACCACGCTACACCAACCTACTCCACCTGATCTCAGACACCCCTCTTACTTCACTCACTCCTTATCCAAAGTTAACCGAAAATAGCAGCAGTGAGCAAATCACAGCTCAGTCCTGCCGCAGTGGACTGGACGATGCTCAAAATGGCACCGGTGGGCCGGCTGAAGCTCCAACAGTGGATTCAATCAGAGGGGCCAGTAGAGAACTAAATGTGGTGCAACCTGCAGAGCGGACCGATGTCTGTGCAG GTTGTGGAGCGGTCATGGAGGACCTGCCCTACTTGGAGATCTTGTGTGTATCAGATGCAACAAGTAATACCCATCAGAGTCTCGCTGCAGACGGAGAAGCCCAGGAGGAAGAGGTGGGCAGTACAACAAAGAGCCCCCAGAGTTATGAGAAACAGGGCTCACTGATCGCCCTCGCTTGGAGCAAACCACCAGAGGATGACACTGACTGTGAGGCTGCAGTCAGAGGCACGGGACAGAGACAGGGTGTACAGCCAAGTGACACAAGCGGCACAGCTGGGCACACACAGAGTGAGGAGACGTCaggagagagtgacagagaggagaTGAAACCCACAGGTCATCCTTGCAGCACAGTAGGACAG TTGACcttggaggagagagcagcagctgaTCACACAGGGAAGAGAGAACCTGAAGGTGACCTGCAAACACATGCTTTGGTAGCAGAGACCGTGCAGGATTTACACGCACATCTCTTGGTTGATCCTGCTGAGATGAAGCAGCATGCTGGTGACTTCTGCTTTGAACTGACCCTTGAGACAGCTAATGCAGACAGAGAAGTGCTTGCGGAGGAAATGTGTCCAACTGCAACAGAGTCAGAGCTGTGGGATCTGAGAGGGCCTGACTCTGCCCATGCTGAAGCCCAGAAATATAATACATCAGCCACG GTTGACTGTGGCCCTGCAAAAAGGGAGGCCACACTGATGGAGAGAGAACGAACAACAGAACCAGTCTCTGCGCTGGAGAGAGAAAGGACGATGCGCAACCTGGTGGACATGCAAAGAAAGGTCGAACAgaggcagcagagagacagagagagacagctgcTGAGG GTTCAGGAGCGGCTGTTGATCATCCAAAACAGGAAGGCAGAGGAAGACTTGCTCGgcctgaaacacacagacaggctgcGGCACCTCACACAAGATCTACCACAG GAGGATAAGAATCAGCAGAAGACAGTTGTTAGAGAGCGGCTGGAGCAGCTGAGAAGAGAGCGCTCATATGTCATGCAGTCCAAACGTGACCG GAATACTGCAGGATTTAAGGAACTCCTGGGTCCAGTAGCTCTccacagcagagacacagatgATGGAGCAGACTGA